The Bradyrhizobium sp. WSM471 genome includes the window TGCCGACCAGCTTCACGATCGACGTGCCGATCGGATTGGGGCGCACCGGTGAGCGCAGCGAAAACGTGCCGCGGGTCTTCTCGTTGTTCTTAGGGCTTTGCAAGATGATGTCACGGCGGGACTTGTCGAGCCAGTAGAGCACTTCGAGATTGCTGTAGAAATCGACGCCCTTGATCGCCGGCACAAACGGCTCGAAGACCTCGAGCCGACAAATCGGGCCGTCATGCCGGCCTTGGCGCGGGGTCTCCATCCGCGAAGTCCAGGGCGTGCGGATGCGGCCGATGAAGACGAGGCCGGCATCCTGCGTCGGCGGCAGCTCGATGGAGACTTCACCCTCGCGGAGCTGGTTTTCGCGAACCATATTTCCAATTCCCTGCTGTTCGCCGGCGGTTTTAGCCCAACCACCACTTGCCGGCCAGCATGAAGACTTCGCCCGCGACCACGCCAGCAAAGATCGAGCGGCGGGTCAGCAGGAAGACGACGAGGCCGGCGCCGACCGCACCGTAGCGCAAGGCATCCGGCACGCTCGCGAGCGCCCCGGGCGGCTCGACCACGATCTGGGCGATGACGCCGGCCAGGATCGCGGTGGCGACCGCCCGTACCCAGACCAGAAGCTCGGAGCCCTCGTCGATGCCGCCGCCGAACCACAGGCCGAGCATGCGCCATATCTGGTTGGGAACGACGCCGGCGACGAACAGCACCGCCAGCGCGTGCCAGTCGCCAATGAGCTGCGCAAAGCTCATGCGCGCACCTCCCGCCACCAATGCACACCATAGGCAATCGTGCCCGCCACGAGGCCGCTGACGAGGATGTCGAGGCCGGAGTTCATCTTCGCAGCCAGCGGATAGAGCAGAACCCCAAGCGCCAGGGCGACGACGTCGGCGACCTCCCGGCTGTTGCGTGCGGTCGAGAACAGGAACGACAGCGGCGTCAGCAGCAGGATCGCCGCGCCAAGCGTCTGGGTCAGATTCGCGGCAAGGAAATAGCCGACCGTGTTGGCGGTGAGACACACCGAGACAAGACCGAAGCCAAGTCCGTTGACGAAGGCGATGCGGCGTTCACGCGGCACCTGCGGCAGGAAGCGATGGCATTCGACCCACAGTGTCACCGCGGTGAGATGCGCCGCGAAAAACAGTTCGCGCCGCTTCGTCGTCGGCGTGCGCATCAAGGGCAGCACCGAGACCACCATCGGAAACAGCCGGATCGCACTGACGGTGACCGCGATCGCGGACTGGACGATCGTCGCGCCTGAGCCGAGCGTGGTGATCAGGATGATCTGCGCCGGCCCCGCCCAGACGAACAGCGTCGAGCAAAGCGCCCAGAGGAGGCTGAAATGTGTGTCGTGGGCGAGCGCGCCGATGCCGAGATAGGTCGCGAACAGGACGAGGGTGAGGATTGTCTGCGTGATCGAGCGCAGTCCCCACGCAAAGGCGCGCCAGGGACTTTGCCATTGAGGTGAATCGAGCGGAGGAAGCGCCACGGGAGTCTTGGCCGGTGAGGAATCGTGCCTGCATAACGGGCAATCCGGCGGCTGGCGTCAAGAAAGCGCGCGGCGGGGCTGGCATGCACGCGTGGCTGTCATTTCGCGGCGCGTGCCCTACCCGCTCACACCTCGGTTCTTCAGCACGAAGCACGCCCCGCCGGCCTTGCGGATGCGACCACAGAGTTCATCCGCCTCGCTCCGCGTATCGGCGCCGATCCGCACCTGATAGAAGGCGCGCGTGCCGCGGCTGCGCATCACTGAGCTGAGCAGGCTCGGATCACGTTCGCCGATCACGGCGCTCAGCCGCGTGACCGCGCGGGAATACATCGCCAGCGCCCGGTTGCGGTCGAAGCCGGCGGCGAGCTGCACGCCCCAGATCTTTGCAGCCGCGAGCTCCACATGCTGCTCGAGCTCGGCGACGAAGGCATTTGGCGCGCGCTTCAAAAGCGCCATCAGATCGCGACAGCTCGTCGGCGGCGCGCTCGGCGGCCCCTTGCCGGTCGCGCCCGCCTTGGCCCAGGCATCGACGCTCGTGCCAGTGATGGCAAGAACGTAATTGCGGGTCTGCTCCGGCATGCCACCGGCGCCGGCGAGCCATTCCTGCACCCGGCGCGGCCCGGCATTGTAGGCGGCCGCCGCCAGGCCGAGATTGCCGAACTGGTTGCGCAGCTCGTTCAGAAATTCCGCCGATTTCGGCAGCGCCTGCACCGGATTGAAGGGATTGAGCAGCCCTCGCTCGCTCGCGGTGCCCGGCATGAATTGCGCGATCCCTTGCGCGTGTTCGCCGCTGCGCGTCATGGGCCCCACCGCATCGGCCTGGAAGCGGCTCTCTTGCCAGATCACGCGGGCGAAGAACTCCAGCGGCAGATTGGCATCGCGCGCCGCGGCCTCGACG containing:
- a CDS encoding AzlD domain-containing protein produces the protein MSFAQLIGDWHALAVLFVAGVVPNQIWRMLGLWFGGGIDEGSELLVWVRAVATAILAGVIAQIVVEPPGALASVPDALRYGAVGAGLVVFLLTRRSIFAGVVAGEVFMLAGKWWLG
- a CDS encoding lytic transglycosylase domain-containing protein, whose protein sequence is MAMCIIPALLVSATQAAAWDSSPAKTDVAVPSVEELATPPAKPADARESDTRESICLIVEAAARDANLPLEFFARVIWQESRFQADAVGPMTRSGEHAQGIAQFMPGTASERGLLNPFNPVQALPKSAEFLNELRNQFGNLGLAAAAYNAGPRRVQEWLAGAGGMPEQTRNYVLAITGTSVDAWAKAGATGKGPPSAPPTSCRDLMALLKRAPNAFVAELEQHVELAAAKIWGVQLAAGFDRNRALAMYSRAVTRLSAVIGERDPSLLSSVMRSRGTRAFYQVRIGADTRSEADELCGRIRKAGGACFVLKNRGVSG
- a CDS encoding AzlC family ABC transporter permease, which codes for MALPPLDSPQWQSPWRAFAWGLRSITQTILTLVLFATYLGIGALAHDTHFSLLWALCSTLFVWAGPAQIILITTLGSGATIVQSAIAVTVSAIRLFPMVVSVLPLMRTPTTKRRELFFAAHLTAVTLWVECHRFLPQVPRERRIAFVNGLGFGLVSVCLTANTVGYFLAANLTQTLGAAILLLTPLSFLFSTARNSREVADVVALALGVLLYPLAAKMNSGLDILVSGLVAGTIAYGVHWWREVRA
- the tsaA gene encoding tRNA (N6-threonylcarbamoyladenosine(37)-N6)-methyltransferase TrmO, which codes for MVRENQLREGEVSIELPPTQDAGLVFIGRIRTPWTSRMETPRQGRHDGPICRLEVFEPFVPAIKGVDFYSNLEVLYWLDKSRRDIILQSPKNNEKTRGTFSLRSPVRPNPIGTSIVKLVGIEGNAILVRGLDCLDNTPLIDIKPDRCEFTPLAAPQPGDFQTE